In the Cydia splendana chromosome 2, ilCydSple1.2, whole genome shotgun sequence genome, one interval contains:
- the LOC134806066 gene encoding carboxylesterase 4A — protein sequence MYFILWCALGTLLSSPVVVEAVVGGAPAAPPEPDAAVVFVQKNGRSARLEGIKNDKLGYYSFMGIKYAEPPVGPRRFQRPVRRMLTGDVNATRYCPPCIQPDTLNPGRVIGQEDCLCLNVFCPKMPGEEEGSPVIFYIHGGNYRTGSTSAYGGQHLAQKDTIIVSAQYRLGSLGYLSTGERDASGNAGLFDLRSAMAWINDYIEFFGGDKKRVVVMGQGSGGSAASLMAMSSEGRAATGVIALSGTPLSPGAVRNDPASHAKALAKGTNCPESPPERLVICLRSMPAEKIVLADSEISMSMVDTEKFLQDISGRSGAGARVEGKEDLRGLPPIVEEQPADALNKKTDRVPMLTGVVSAETARAVQGKYAGFLTNKLNDLNFIKNELIGGLRGVVSDVRGLIPDLTSQLPAGLPQLDYYHTLFDSTFNVVDGLIQIAEATGDALFNFPAYQSVKQWSEGGGKAYLYSFEHVGNLSKGSHFLPGVALAEDNPNTRNKRETTSKMKSGPSHGDELAYIFEPLDENGKSIAGEVSASDARARENFVNIISKFAHQLTPVEAKNDSRRPGLAGFLPFSKGNEQYLKINEDVTVDKDFRYCQIGLWGNMADRLTGALCKNLIGNLVNLHSIVTPDIKLPIQVPTNVPNPLGGLVNNGGNPLGGLTNTGGNALGGLGGLVGGNKGQSQRQTAQKPKATTQKPSMNFPNLPFRF from the exons ATGTACTTTATATTGTGGTGTGCGCTAGGAACCCTGCTGAGCAGCCCCGTGGTTGTGGAAGCCGTAGTAGGAGGTGCCCCAGCGGCGCCACCAGAGCCCGATGCTGCGGTGGTATTCGTGCAGAAGAATGGACGAAGCGCGAGACTCGAAGGGATCAAGAATGATAAGCTTGGATATTACAGTTTCATGGGCATCAA aTATGCCGAGCCGCCGGTGGGTCCGCGGCGGTTCCAGCGTCCGGTGCGTCGCATGCTGACAGGAGATGTGAACGCCACCCGCTACTGCCCGCCTTGTATCCAGCCCGACACTCTCAACCCTGGCCGAGTCATCGGCCAAGAGGATTGCTTGTGTCTCAATGTGTTCTGCCCGAAGATGCCAGGAGAGGAGGAAG GTAGTCCGGTTATCTTCTACATTCACGGAGGCAATTACCGAACAGGGTCAACTTCTGCTTATGGT GGCCAGCATTTAGCTCAAAAGGACACTATCATCGTGTCAGCGCAGTACCGGCTGGGATCCCTTGGATATCTTAGTACGGGTGAGAGAGATGCCTCGGGCAACGCCGGGCTGTTCGACCTGCGATCAGCTATGGCATGG ATCAACGACTACATAGAATTCTTCGGCGGCGACAAAAAGCGCGTAGTCGTAATGGGTCAAGGCTCCGGCGGCAGCGCCGCGTCCCTCATGGCCATGTCCTCCGAAGGCCGAGCGGCCACCGGCGTCATCGCCTTGTCTGGGACTCCGCTGTCCCCCGGCGCCGTGAGGAACGACCCGGCTAGCCATGCTAAAGCTTTAGCGAAGGGGACCAACTGTCCCGAGTCTCCGCCTGAGAGACTGGTTATATGTTTAAGGAGTATGCCGGCGGAGAAGATTGTTTTG GCGGACTCTGAAATAAGTATGAGCATGGTCGACACGGAAAAATTCTTACAGGATATCTCTGGCCGTTCAG GAGCGGGTGCGCGCGTAGAAGGCAAGGAAGACCTAAGGGGTCTACCGCCAATCGTCGAGGAGCAACCTGCCGATGCACTAAATAAGAAGACTGATCGGGTGCCCATGCTCACTGGCGTAGTCTCTGCTGAGACCGCACGTGCGGTTCAAG GAAAATACGCAGGCTTCCTAACCAACAAGCTAAACGACCTCAACTTCATAAAGAACGAGTTGATCGGTGGTCTCCGTGGAGTCGTGTCCGATGTGCGAGGACTGATCCCTGATCTGACTAGCCAGTTGCCCGCGGGACTGCCGCAGCTTGACTACTACCATACGCTGTTCGACAGCACTTTCAACGTTGTCGATGGGTTGATACAGATTGCTGAGGCTACAG GCGACGCGCTGTTCAACTTCCCCGCATACCAGAGCGTAAAGCAATGGAGCGAAGGCGGCGGGAAAGCCTACCTCTACAGCTTCGAGCACGTGGGCAACCTCAGCAAGGGCTCGCACTTCTTGCCCGGCGTGGCGCTCGCGG AGGATAACCCTAACACTAGAAACAAAAGGGAGACAACATCGAAAATGAAGTCAGGACCTTCCCATGGAGACGAGCTAGCTTACATATTCGAGCCTCTGGACGAGAACGGCAAATCTATCGCCGGAGAAGTGTCAG CCTCGGACGCGCGCGCTCGGGAGAACTTCGTCAACATCATCTCTAAGTTCGCGCACCAGCTGACCCCAGTCGAGGCCAAAAACGACTCTAGGAGACCCGGGCTGGCCGGCTTCCTGCCCTTCTCGAAGGGCAACGAGCAGTACTTGAAAATCAACGAGGATGTCACCGTGGATAAGGACTTCAG ATACTGCCAAATTGGCCTCTGGGGCAACATGGCTGATCGTCTCACAGGCGCGCTCTGCAAGAACCTCATCGGCAACCTGGTTAACCTGCACTCGATCGTGACTCCAGACATCAAACTCCCCATCCAGGTGCCTACCAACGTGCCTAACCCGTTGGGAGGTTTAGTCAACAATGGGGGCAACCCGTTGGGAGGTTTGACCAACACT